The following are encoded together in the Streptomyces sp. NBC_00358 genome:
- a CDS encoding TetR/AcrR family transcriptional regulator, whose product MTQATSTATAGSSTRDRLLDAAAELFYREGVGVGVEALCRVAGVSKRSMYQLFDSKDGVLAASLERSAPAYQAFLLPPDDDRPPRERVLHVFERLEELAARPDFRGCPFVAVTAELKAPDHPASLVARRCKDALTAFFRQEAERGGAPDPEILARQLTVVFDGSGVRAVMQGRGLDGLALATAATLLDSAGLDEGGRPSPRVPGTSG is encoded by the coding sequence ATGACACAGGCGACATCGACCGCGACCGCCGGCTCCTCGACCCGCGACCGACTGCTCGACGCCGCGGCCGAGCTCTTCTACCGCGAGGGCGTCGGTGTCGGCGTGGAGGCGCTGTGCCGGGTGGCCGGGGTGTCCAAGCGCTCGATGTACCAGCTCTTCGACAGCAAGGACGGCGTACTGGCGGCGAGCCTGGAACGCAGCGCGCCCGCCTACCAGGCGTTCCTGCTGCCCCCCGACGACGACCGGCCGCCGCGTGAGCGCGTCCTGCACGTCTTCGAGCGCCTTGAGGAACTCGCCGCCCGCCCGGACTTCCGTGGCTGCCCCTTCGTGGCCGTGACCGCTGAGCTGAAGGCGCCGGATCACCCCGCGAGCCTGGTGGCCCGCCGCTGCAAGGACGCGCTGACCGCGTTCTTCCGGCAGGAGGCGGAGCGCGGTGGAGCACCGGACCCCGAGATCCTCGCACGCCAACTGACCGTGGTCTTCGACGGATCGGGCGTCCGGGCCGTCATGCAGGGCCGGGGCCTCGACGGCCTCGCCCTCGCGACCGCCGCCACCCTGCTCGACAGCGCGGGCCTCGACGAGGGCGGACGGCCCTCGCCCCGGGTGCCGGGGACCTCCGGCTGA
- a CDS encoding 3' terminal RNA ribose 2'-O-methyltransferase Hen1, giving the protein MFLTISTTGTPERPATDLGFLLHKHPDRAQTFSTSYGTAHVLYPEASVERCTAALLLEVDAVALVRRGKGKGRGGAPDAALAQYVNDRPYAASSLLAVALSAVFSSAMKGQCAARPELPAETRPLRVEVPALPARGGAGLVRGLFEPLGWTVTAEPVPLDVRFPEWGDSRYVRLELEAEGLTLSEALRHLYVLLPVLDDAKHYWVSSDEVDKLLRAGEGWLPDHPEHKLITSRYLSRRWSLTREAMERLELVRLAETDDTEVEAIDNAVDEETDTEEKPVPLAVLRRDAILAALHASGASRVLDLGCGQGQLVQALLKDTRFTGIVGVDVSMRALTIASRRLKLDRMGERQAARVQLLQGSLAYTDRRLKGYDAAVLSEVIEHLDLPRLPALEYAVFGSARPRTVLVTTPNVEYNVRWETLPAGHSRHGDHRFEWTRAEFRAWARKVAERHGYDVEFTPVGLDDPEVGPPTQMAVFTLATATATETDTATPTAKEENAA; this is encoded by the coding sequence GTGTTCCTGACGATCAGTACCACCGGTACCCCGGAGCGCCCGGCGACCGATCTCGGCTTCCTGCTGCACAAGCATCCCGACAGGGCGCAGACGTTCTCGACCTCGTACGGAACGGCACATGTGCTGTACCCCGAGGCGAGCGTGGAGCGGTGCACGGCCGCGTTGCTGCTAGAGGTCGACGCGGTGGCGCTGGTCCGGCGGGGCAAGGGCAAGGGCCGCGGCGGTGCGCCCGACGCGGCCCTCGCGCAGTACGTCAACGACCGCCCGTACGCCGCGTCCTCGCTGCTCGCCGTGGCGCTGAGCGCCGTCTTCTCCAGCGCGATGAAGGGCCAGTGCGCCGCTCGTCCCGAGCTGCCGGCCGAGACCCGGCCGCTGCGCGTCGAGGTGCCCGCGCTGCCCGCGCGAGGCGGCGCCGGCCTCGTGCGCGGGCTCTTCGAACCGCTGGGCTGGACGGTGACGGCCGAGCCCGTGCCGCTCGACGTCCGCTTCCCGGAGTGGGGCGACTCCCGTTACGTACGCCTGGAGTTGGAGGCCGAGGGACTGACGCTCTCCGAGGCCCTGCGTCACCTCTACGTCCTGCTCCCGGTCCTCGACGACGCCAAGCACTACTGGGTGTCGTCCGACGAGGTCGACAAGCTGCTGCGGGCGGGCGAGGGCTGGCTGCCGGACCACCCGGAGCACAAGCTGATCACCAGCCGCTATCTCTCCCGGCGCTGGTCGCTGACCCGGGAGGCCATGGAGCGGCTCGAACTCGTCCGGCTCGCCGAGACCGACGACACCGAGGTCGAGGCGATCGACAACGCGGTCGACGAGGAGACCGACACCGAGGAGAAACCGGTGCCGCTCGCCGTGCTGCGCAGGGACGCGATCCTCGCCGCGCTGCACGCGTCCGGCGCGAGCCGGGTCCTCGACCTCGGCTGCGGGCAGGGCCAGTTGGTGCAGGCGCTGCTCAAGGACACCCGGTTCACCGGGATCGTCGGTGTCGATGTGTCGATGCGCGCGCTCACCATCGCCTCGCGCCGGCTCAAGCTGGACCGCATGGGCGAGCGGCAGGCCGCGCGCGTCCAGCTCCTCCAGGGCTCGCTCGCCTACACCGACCGCCGGCTCAAGGGGTACGACGCCGCCGTGCTCAGCGAGGTGATCGAGCACCTCGACCTGCCCCGTCTGCCCGCCCTGGAGTACGCCGTGTTCGGCTCGGCGCGCCCGCGGACCGTCCTGGTGACCACCCCGAACGTCGAGTACAACGTCCGCTGGGAGACCCTGCCCGCCGGACACTCCCGGCACGGCGACCACCGCTTCGAGTGGACCCGCGCGGAGTTCCGCGCCTGGGCCCGCAAGGTCGCCGAACGGCACGGCTACGACGTGGAGTTCACCCCCGTCGGCCTCGACGACCCCGAAGTCGGCCCGCCCACCCAGATGGCCGTCTTCACCCTGGCCACGGCCACCGCCACCGAAACCGACACCGCCACCCCGACCGCGAAGGAGGAGAACGCAGCATGA
- a CDS encoding cell division protein SepF, which yields MTGRDVTDEQWEGLAQVVPLRGRDAWPSAVRHRSIPEAETETRRRFVVLRVNVFADARDVAETLMSGVPVLLDLTGAETDVAKRVLDFSTGVVFGLASGMHRVDRNVFLLTPPGTEVRGLMEGVGVPGL from the coding sequence ATGACCGGCCGCGACGTCACCGATGAACAGTGGGAAGGGCTCGCCCAGGTCGTTCCGCTGCGCGGCCGGGACGCATGGCCCTCGGCGGTCCGCCACCGGTCGATTCCCGAGGCCGAGACCGAGACGCGGCGCCGCTTCGTGGTCCTGAGGGTCAATGTCTTCGCGGACGCCCGCGACGTCGCCGAGACGCTGATGTCCGGCGTCCCGGTCCTCCTCGACCTGACGGGCGCGGAGACCGATGTCGCCAAGCGGGTCCTGGACTTCAGTACGGGCGTGGTCTTCGGTCTCGCCAGCGGCATGCACCGGGTCGACCGGAACGTGTTCCTGCTGACGCCCCCGGGGACCGAGGTGCGGGGGCTGATGGAGGGGGTGGGAGTCCCCGGACTCTGA
- a CDS encoding AAA family ATPase: MTLSSPEAPTAAEARPVRPGVTELRLAAFATHRRVRLPLGPFTLVTGPSGSGKTAVLRAYEALARLGAGAGLPEVFPDPVTCVPERSRPDAQHRRGFRIGCTVDGPEGPVRLDVAVQAEPELRIVGERLSAGGLTLLETALRDPGRRSVQAAWHTGGASAVTRVPLPDDRLGTALLPLRVAGRTAGECQVLAAAEQMVLALRSVYVCDPSPDAMRAPVPLGSGRLLRGCDNLAEVLWRTRSECGHRYAQLVAAVRAGCAGTVADVLAEVLGDGTVRALLDRTDGVRTPLELLGDGELRYLALALVLLTGPGVLEVDPAGEVPAAFQSLTVLADGLDRGLDARQTGELVRLAARMCERGHIRLMGAVSDRANAFGTAGATVVDLTT, encoded by the coding sequence ATGACCCTGTCCTCGCCGGAAGCCCCCACGGCGGCGGAGGCGCGCCCGGTCCGTCCGGGCGTCACCGAGCTGCGGCTCGCCGCCTTCGCCACCCATCGCCGCGTCCGGCTCCCGCTCGGACCGTTCACTCTCGTCACCGGCCCCAGCGGCAGCGGCAAGACGGCCGTCCTGCGGGCCTACGAGGCGCTGGCGCGGCTCGGTGCCGGTGCGGGGCTCCCGGAGGTGTTCCCGGACCCGGTCACCTGTGTGCCGGAGCGGTCCAGGCCCGACGCGCAGCATCGCCGCGGCTTCCGTATCGGCTGCACGGTGGACGGACCCGAAGGCCCGGTCCGGCTCGACGTCGCCGTCCAGGCCGAACCCGAACTGCGCATCGTGGGCGAGCGGTTGTCGGCGGGCGGGCTGACCCTGCTGGAGACGGCCCTGCGGGACCCGGGCCGCCGGTCCGTCCAGGCGGCCTGGCACACCGGGGGTGCCTCCGCGGTGACCCGGGTCCCGCTCCCCGACGACCGCCTCGGCACCGCGCTGTTGCCGCTGCGCGTCGCGGGCCGCACCGCGGGTGAGTGCCAAGTCCTCGCCGCCGCCGAGCAGATGGTGCTCGCGCTGCGCTCCGTCTACGTCTGCGATCCGAGCCCGGACGCCATGCGGGCCCCTGTTCCGCTCGGCTCCGGGCGGCTGCTGCGCGGCTGCGACAACCTCGCCGAAGTTCTGTGGCGCACCCGCTCGGAGTGCGGCCACCGCTACGCCCAACTGGTCGCCGCGGTGCGCGCCGGCTGTGCCGGTACGGTCGCCGACGTCCTGGCCGAGGTGCTCGGCGACGGCACCGTCCGCGCGCTCCTCGACCGCACCGACGGCGTCCGTACGCCGCTGGAGCTGCTCGGGGACGGCGAGTTGAGGTATCTCGCGCTGGCCCTGGTGCTGCTCACCGGGCCCGGCGTGCTGGAGGTCGACCCGGCGGGTGAGGTCCCGGCGGCGTTCCAGTCGCTGACGGTGCTGGCCGACGGCCTCGACCGCGGGCTGGACGCCCGGCAGACCGGGGAACTGGTGCGGCTCGCGGCGCGGATGTGCGAGCGCGGGCACATCCGGCTGATGGGCGCGGTGAGCGACCGGGCGAACGCGTTCGGGACGGCCGGTGCCACGGTGGTAGACCTGACGACGTGA
- a CDS encoding acyl-CoA dehydrogenase family protein: protein MAETFRAETRARAADPCPQLFGGYGSMLEYPIARLHADARVTRLHVGTSEVMKVIVAESLGL, encoded by the coding sequence ATGGCCGAAACCTTCCGCGCCGAGACACGGGCGCGTGCGGCGGATCCGTGCCCGCAACTGTTCGGCGGGTACGGATCCATGCTGGAATACCCCATCGCCCGGCTCCACGCCGACGCGCGCGTCACCCGGCTCCACGTCGGGACCAGCGAGGTCATGAAGGTCATCGTCGCCGAATCCCTGGGACTGTGA
- a CDS encoding nucleotide pyrophosphohydrolase, translated as MSELDVATLQRRLAEFAAARNWQPYHTPKNLAAALSVEASELVEIFQWLTPEESARVMDDPDTAHRVTDEVADVLAYLLQFCEVLGVDPLAALDAKIDRNERRFPVPEP; from the coding sequence GTGAGTGAACTGGACGTAGCGACGCTGCAGCGCAGACTGGCCGAGTTCGCGGCCGCGCGGAACTGGCAGCCGTACCACACCCCCAAGAACCTGGCCGCCGCCCTGAGTGTGGAGGCGTCCGAACTCGTCGAGATCTTCCAGTGGTTGACGCCGGAGGAGTCGGCCCGGGTCATGGACGACCCGGACACCGCGCACCGTGTCACCGACGAGGTCGCGGACGTCCTCGCGTATCTGCTCCAGTTCTGCGAGGTGCTGGGCGTCGACCCGCTCGCGGCCCTGGACGCGAAGATCGACCGGAACGAGCGGAGGTTTCCCGTTCCGGAGCCCTGA
- a CDS encoding SDR family NAD(P)-dependent oxidoreductase, with protein sequence MPKTSDFSHREGVAFVAGGTGGIGAAIVRMLAERGSDVAFTYRSNKAAADALAAEITERFADQGRHVTPLRLDLTEEEAVAAAVSETAGALGGLHTLVHAAGPHVPMVHLSKVAPSRFRAQLDADAGAFFNLVHPALPLLRESRGSVVAVTTVATRRFPVRDGLSSGPKGAVEAVARALAAEEGRYGVRVNCVGPGMLTDGIAARLISSGELDDRTLEITRRNIPLGRFGTARDVAEAVAFLASDRAGFITGQALGVDGGYSV encoded by the coding sequence ATGCCGAAGACGTCCGATTTCTCACACCGTGAGGGTGTCGCGTTCGTCGCGGGCGGCACCGGCGGTATCGGCGCGGCGATCGTACGGATGCTCGCCGAGCGGGGCAGCGACGTGGCGTTCACGTATCGCTCCAACAAGGCAGCCGCCGACGCGCTCGCGGCGGAGATCACCGAGCGGTTCGCGGACCAGGGCCGCCATGTGACGCCCCTGCGGCTCGACTTGACGGAGGAGGAGGCCGTCGCCGCCGCCGTGTCCGAGACGGCCGGGGCGCTCGGCGGACTGCACACCCTCGTCCACGCGGCGGGCCCGCATGTACCCATGGTGCACCTGAGCAAGGTCGCGCCCAGCCGGTTCCGCGCCCAACTCGACGCGGACGCGGGCGCGTTCTTCAACCTGGTGCATCCCGCGCTGCCCCTGCTGCGGGAGAGCCGGGGCAGCGTCGTCGCCGTCACCACCGTGGCCACCCGCCGGTTCCCCGTCCGCGACGGGCTCTCCTCGGGCCCCAAGGGCGCGGTCGAGGCGGTCGCCCGCGCCCTGGCCGCCGAGGAGGGGCGCTACGGCGTCCGGGTGAACTGCGTCGGGCCCGGCATGCTGACCGACGGCATCGCCGCCCGCCTGATCAGTTCCGGTGAACTCGACGACAGGACCCTGGAGATCACCCGCCGCAACATCCCGCTGGGCCGTTTCGGCACCGCGCGGGATGTCGCCGAGGCCGTCGCGTTCCTGGCCTCGGACCGCGCGGGCTTCATCACCGGGCAGGCGCTGGGGGTCGACGGCGGGTACAGCGTGTAG
- a CDS encoding LLM class F420-dependent oxidoreductase — protein sequence MDLRVFTEPQQGATYETLLRVAKAAEDLHYGAFFRSDHYVHMGSVDGLPGPTDAWITLAGIARETKRIRLGTLMTAGTFRLPGVLAIQVAQVDQMSGGRVELGLGAGWYEAEHTAYGIPFPKEKFGRLEEQLAVVTGLWGTPVGERFSFDGTYYQLEDSPALPKPAQSKVPVLIGGHGARRTPALAARFADEFNIPFASVADTEQQFGRVRAALQQAGRKTDELVYSNALVACVGRTDSEVRRRADAIGRDVDELKANGLAGSPAEVVERIAEYQAVGSQRMYLQMLDLDDLDQLDLIAAEVTPQLD from the coding sequence ATGGATCTTCGAGTCTTCACAGAACCGCAGCAGGGCGCGACCTACGAGACGCTGCTCCGCGTCGCCAAGGCCGCCGAAGACCTCCATTACGGAGCCTTCTTCCGCTCTGATCACTATGTGCACATGGGGTCCGTCGACGGGCTCCCCGGTCCCACCGACGCCTGGATCACCCTGGCCGGCATCGCCCGCGAGACGAAGCGCATCCGGCTGGGCACCCTGATGACCGCCGGAACCTTTCGCCTCCCCGGTGTCCTCGCCATTCAGGTCGCCCAGGTCGACCAGATGTCGGGCGGCCGGGTGGAACTCGGTCTGGGGGCCGGATGGTACGAGGCCGAGCACACGGCGTACGGCATTCCGTTCCCCAAGGAGAAGTTCGGCCGCCTGGAGGAGCAACTGGCCGTCGTCACCGGGCTGTGGGGCACGCCGGTCGGCGAGCGCTTCAGTTTCGACGGGACCTACTACCAGCTCGAGGACTCACCCGCGCTGCCCAAGCCCGCGCAGTCGAAGGTGCCCGTCCTGATCGGCGGCCACGGGGCCAGGCGCACCCCGGCGCTCGCGGCACGCTTCGCCGACGAGTTCAACATTCCCTTCGCCTCGGTCGCGGACACGGAGCAGCAGTTCGGCCGGGTGCGCGCGGCTCTTCAGCAGGCCGGGCGCAAGACCGACGAACTCGTCTACTCCAACGCCCTGGTGGCCTGCGTGGGCCGGACCGACAGCGAGGTGCGGCGACGGGCCGACGCCATCGGCCGCGATGTCGACGAGCTGAAGGCCAACGGGCTCGCGGGCTCCCCCGCGGAGGTCGTCGAGCGGATCGCCGAGTATCAGGCGGTCGGTTCGCAGCGGATGTACCTCCAGATGCTCGACCTCGACGACCTGGACCAACTGGACCTGATCGCCGCCGAGGTGACACCGCAGCTCGACTGA
- a CDS encoding TOBE domain-containing protein — protein sequence MSLSIRNQLPGTVTSVTPGEVMATVKVRLDAGQEITAAVTLEAVRDLGLNSGSTVRALIKSTEVSLATGPVTGLSIRNQLPGTVTDVASGGAMARVKVRVAGGELTSAVTRDAVAELGLAAGTEVVALIKSTEVSLSNA from the coding sequence ATGAGCCTGAGCATCCGCAACCAACTCCCCGGCACCGTCACATCCGTCACCCCGGGTGAGGTCATGGCGACCGTGAAGGTCCGGCTCGACGCCGGTCAGGAGATCACCGCGGCCGTCACCCTGGAGGCGGTACGGGACCTCGGCCTGAATTCCGGCTCCACGGTGCGGGCCCTGATCAAATCGACCGAGGTGTCCCTGGCGACCGGTCCGGTCACCGGTCTGAGCATCCGCAACCAACTGCCGGGCACGGTCACCGACGTCGCCTCCGGCGGGGCCATGGCCCGGGTGAAGGTGCGGGTCGCGGGCGGCGAGCTGACCTCCGCCGTCACCAGGGACGCGGTGGCCGAACTGGGCCTGGCCGCGGGCACCGAGGTCGTCGCGCTCATCAAGTCGACCGAGGTGTCGCTGTCCAACGCCTGA
- a CDS encoding DUF6099 family protein, translated as MEAVRLIVASRRALAESGDTPEVMAEAWQAHSLAQGIGSRFAVSGPPELRGEALGLTELAGRGCGVLGDHALGVGALRAAQLTELGDAREALLCLGALLGEVGIALVGIACAADDEGTYWQCMEAIDAADESRDRVLEMLRRLAVRDEKRVVERDSAAG; from the coding sequence ATGGAAGCGGTGCGGCTCATCGTGGCGAGCAGACGTGCACTGGCGGAGAGCGGTGACACCCCGGAGGTGATGGCGGAAGCCTGGCAGGCGCATTCGCTGGCGCAGGGGATCGGCAGCCGCTTCGCGGTGTCAGGACCCCCTGAACTCCGGGGCGAGGCCCTCGGACTGACCGAGCTGGCCGGTCGTGGCTGCGGGGTGCTCGGCGATCACGCTCTCGGCGTCGGTGCCTTACGCGCCGCCCAGCTCACCGAGTTGGGCGACGCGCGCGAGGCACTGCTCTGCCTCGGTGCCCTCCTGGGCGAGGTCGGCATAGCCCTGGTCGGCATCGCCTGCGCGGCGGACGACGAGGGGACCTACTGGCAGTGCATGGAGGCGATCGACGCGGCGGACGAATCCCGGGACCGCGTCCTGGAGATGCTGAGACGACTCGCGGTGCGGGACGAGAAACGCGTGGTGGAACGGGATTCGGCCGCGGGGTAG
- a CDS encoding SDR family oxidoreductase, which produces MTSIEGSVALVTGGSRGIGKTLVEALYERGAKKVYATARDPRTVSHPDAVPLALEVTDPASVTAAAAQAQDVTLLINNAGATASTSFLDSPIEDVRREFDINFFGPLLTTRAFVPVLERNGGGHILTVHSVLSWVTVPGADGYSAAKAALWSQSNALRLELQPRGIKVTGLHVGYVDTELTAGLDVPKVSAHSVAEQALDGIETDAHEVLADALTRQVKAGLSGELSALYPQLAG; this is translated from the coding sequence ATGACCAGCATCGAAGGTTCGGTGGCGCTCGTGACGGGCGGCAGCCGCGGCATCGGCAAGACCCTCGTGGAGGCCCTCTACGAGCGCGGCGCCAAGAAGGTCTACGCGACCGCCCGAGACCCGCGGACCGTCTCCCACCCCGACGCCGTACCACTGGCGCTGGAGGTCACCGACCCGGCCTCGGTCACGGCGGCTGCCGCACAGGCCCAGGACGTCACCCTGCTGATCAACAACGCGGGCGCGACGGCCTCCACGTCCTTCCTCGACTCCCCGATCGAGGACGTGCGACGCGAATTCGACATCAACTTCTTCGGGCCGCTGCTCACCACCCGGGCGTTCGTCCCGGTCCTGGAGCGCAACGGCGGCGGGCACATACTCACCGTCCACTCGGTGCTGTCCTGGGTCACGGTGCCCGGGGCCGACGGCTACAGCGCCGCGAAGGCCGCCCTGTGGTCCCAGAGCAACGCCCTGCGGCTGGAACTCCAGCCACGCGGCATCAAGGTCACCGGACTGCACGTCGGCTACGTCGACACCGAGCTCACCGCGGGCCTCGACGTGCCCAAGGTCTCCGCGCACAGCGTCGCGGAGCAGGCCCTCGACGGCATCGAGACGGACGCCCACGAAGTCCTCGCGGACGCGCTCACCCGCCAGGTCAAGGCCGGCCTCTCCGGCGAGCTGAGCGCGCTGTACCCGCAGCTCGCCGGGTAG
- a CDS encoding polynucleotide kinase-phosphatase — protein MSEQTNQGRVLPVTDLSLVVLIGASGSGKSTFARRHFKPTEIISSDFCRGLVADDENDQSASGDAFDVLHYIAGKRLAAGRRTVVDATSVQADSRRGLIDLARKYDVLPIAIVLDVPEEVCAERNAARTDRAEMPRRVIQRHTRELRRSLRHLEREGFRKVHVLRGVADIENASVVTEKRFNDLTHLSGPFDIVGDIHGCASELETLLGKLGYVDGVHPEGRTAVFVGDLVDRGPDSPGVLRRVMSMVGSGNALCVPGNHENKLGRWLKGRNVQHSHGLAETIEQLDRESDEFRATVREFVDGLVSHYVLDGGRLVVCHAGLPEKYHGRTSGRVRSHALYGDTTGETDEFGLPVRYPWAEDYRGRAAVVYGHTPVPTATWLNNTICLDTGAVFGGKLSALRWPERELVDVPAERVWYEPAKPLATEAPGGHEGRPLDLADVHGRRAVETRHAGRVAVREENAAAALEVMSRFAVDPRLLPYLPPTMAPTATSHVEGYLEHPAEAFAQYQEDGVARVVCEEKHMGSRAVALVCRDAGAARERFGVDGPTGSLYTRTGRPFFDDAAVTEEILGRVRAAATEAGLWEELDTDWILLDAELMPWSLKASGLLRSQYAAVGAASGAVFPGVLTALEGAAARGVEVGDLLARQGERAADAQAFTDAYRRYCWTTDGLEGVRLAPFQILAVQGRSLAALPHDEQLGLIDRLVENDGTGLLHTTRRLYVETGDPESVRAGVDWWLEMTGRGGEGMVVKPVGAVVRGGHGRLVQPGIKCRGREYLRIIYGPEYTRPENLARLRGRFLNHKRSLAIREYALGLEALDRLAEGEPLWRVHEAVFGTLALESEPVDPRL, from the coding sequence ATGAGCGAGCAGACGAACCAGGGGCGAGTCCTGCCCGTCACCGACCTCTCCCTCGTGGTGCTGATCGGCGCGTCGGGTTCCGGCAAGTCGACCTTCGCCCGGCGGCACTTCAAGCCGACGGAGATCATCTCCAGCGACTTCTGCCGCGGCCTGGTCGCCGACGACGAGAACGACCAGAGCGCCAGCGGCGACGCCTTCGACGTCCTGCACTACATCGCGGGCAAGCGGCTCGCGGCAGGCCGCCGGACCGTCGTCGACGCGACCAGCGTCCAGGCGGACAGCCGCCGCGGGCTGATCGACCTCGCCAGGAAGTACGACGTGCTGCCCATCGCCATCGTGCTCGACGTGCCCGAGGAGGTGTGCGCCGAGCGCAACGCCGCGCGCACCGACCGCGCCGAGATGCCGCGCCGGGTCATCCAGCGTCACACCCGCGAACTGCGCCGCTCGCTGCGCCACTTGGAACGCGAGGGATTCCGCAAGGTGCACGTCCTGCGCGGGGTCGCGGACATCGAGAACGCGTCGGTGGTGACCGAGAAGCGGTTCAACGACCTGACCCACCTGAGCGGCCCGTTCGACATCGTCGGCGACATCCACGGCTGTGCCTCGGAGCTGGAGACCCTGCTGGGCAAGCTCGGCTACGTCGACGGGGTGCACCCCGAGGGCCGTACGGCCGTCTTCGTCGGCGACCTCGTGGACCGCGGCCCGGACTCGCCGGGCGTGCTGCGCCGCGTGATGTCCATGGTCGGCTCGGGCAACGCCCTGTGCGTGCCCGGCAACCACGAGAACAAGCTCGGCCGCTGGCTCAAGGGCCGCAACGTCCAGCACAGTCACGGACTCGCCGAGACGATCGAGCAGTTGGACCGGGAGAGCGACGAATTCCGCGCCACGGTAAGGGAGTTCGTCGACGGGCTGGTCAGTCACTACGTCCTCGACGGCGGGCGGCTCGTCGTCTGCCACGCCGGCCTGCCCGAGAAGTACCACGGCCGTACCTCGGGCCGGGTGCGCTCGCACGCGCTGTACGGCGACACGACCGGGGAGACCGACGAGTTCGGGCTGCCCGTGCGCTACCCGTGGGCGGAGGACTACCGGGGGCGCGCGGCGGTCGTGTACGGGCACACCCCGGTACCCACGGCCACCTGGCTCAACAACACCATCTGCCTGGACACCGGAGCGGTGTTCGGCGGCAAGCTCAGCGCGCTGCGCTGGCCGGAGCGCGAGCTCGTCGACGTGCCGGCCGAGCGGGTCTGGTACGAGCCGGCCAAGCCGCTGGCCACCGAGGCGCCGGGCGGTCACGAGGGCCGTCCGCTGGACCTCGCTGACGTGCACGGCCGCCGGGCCGTCGAGACCCGGCACGCCGGCCGGGTGGCCGTCCGCGAGGAGAACGCGGCGGCGGCCCTGGAGGTCATGAGCCGCTTCGCGGTGGACCCGCGGCTGCTCCCGTACCTCCCGCCGACCATGGCGCCGACCGCGACCTCGCACGTCGAGGGCTATCTGGAGCACCCCGCCGAGGCCTTCGCCCAGTACCAGGAGGACGGGGTCGCCCGGGTCGTGTGCGAGGAGAAGCACATGGGGTCGCGGGCGGTGGCCCTGGTCTGCCGGGACGCGGGCGCGGCGCGTGAGCGGTTCGGCGTCGACGGTCCGACGGGGTCGCTGTACACCCGTACCGGCCGTCCCTTCTTCGACGACGCCGCCGTCACCGAGGAGATCCTCGGCCGGGTGCGTGCCGCCGCGACCGAGGCGGGACTCTGGGAGGAGCTCGACACCGACTGGATACTGCTCGACGCCGAGTTGATGCCGTGGTCGCTGAAGGCGTCCGGACTGCTGCGCAGTCAGTACGCCGCTGTCGGCGCCGCGTCCGGCGCGGTGTTCCCGGGAGTGCTGACCGCGCTCGAAGGGGCGGCGGCGCGGGGCGTCGAGGTCGGTGACCTGCTGGCGCGCCAGGGTGAACGGGCCGCGGACGCCCAGGCGTTCACGGACGCGTACCGCCGCTACTGCTGGACTACGGACGGCCTCGAAGGGGTCCGCCTCGCACCGTTCCAGATCCTGGCCGTCCAGGGCCGCAGCCTCGCCGCGCTGCCGCACGACGAACAACTCGGCCTGATCGACCGGCTCGTGGAGAACGACGGGACCGGGCTGCTGCACACCACGCGGCGGCTCTACGTCGAAACCGGCGACCCGGAGTCGGTGCGGGCCGGTGTCGACTGGTGGCTGGAGATGACCGGCAGGGGTGGCGAGGGCATGGTCGTGAAGCCGGTCGGCGCGGTGGTGCGCGGCGGTCACGGGCGACTGGTCCAGCCCGGCATCAAGTGCCGGGGGCGGGAGTACCTGCGGATCATCTACGGTCCGGAGTACACCCGCCCGGAGAACCTCGCCAGGCTGCGCGGCCGCTTCCTCAACCACAAGCGGTCCCTCGCCATCCGCGAGTACGCACTCGGCCTGGAAGCCCTGGACCGCCTGGCCGAGGGCGAGCCCCTGTGGCGAGTCCACGAGGCGGTGTTCGGCACCCTGGCCCTGGAATCCGAACCGGTGGACCCCCGCTTGTAG